In Aquiflexum balticum DSM 16537, a single genomic region encodes these proteins:
- a CDS encoding LytR/AlgR family response regulator transcription factor, which produces MMKVLIIDDEPLATELVKEYLLDFPQFEIIGICHNGFEGLKAIQEKEPDLIFLDVQMPKLNGFELLELLEKPPVVIFTTAYDEYAMKAFDAHALDYLLKPFSKSRFKMAVQKFLQFGQSTAENEFAKSVDTISSDTFNRVVMKIKNEIKIIPVNEIKYLEANDDYVNLYTAEGKFLKNKTMSFFEKTLETNQFVRVHRSYIVKISEIHKLEPYDKDGYVIILRGGEKIPVSKTGFPKLKSVLGI; this is translated from the coding sequence ATGATGAAAGTACTGATCATAGATGACGAACCTTTAGCTACCGAATTGGTGAAAGAATATCTGTTGGATTTTCCTCAATTTGAAATTATCGGAATCTGTCACAATGGGTTTGAAGGACTTAAGGCTATTCAAGAAAAGGAACCTGATTTGATATTTCTGGATGTTCAGATGCCCAAGCTCAATGGATTTGAATTATTGGAATTGTTAGAAAAGCCTCCGGTTGTGATATTTACCACTGCGTATGATGAATATGCCATGAAAGCATTTGATGCCCATGCGCTGGATTATCTGCTTAAGCCTTTTTCAAAGTCCCGATTCAAAATGGCGGTTCAGAAGTTTCTACAGTTTGGGCAATCAACTGCGGAAAATGAGTTTGCAAAAAGTGTTGATACGATCAGCTCGGATACATTCAATAGGGTAGTAATGAAAATAAAAAATGAAATAAAAATCATTCCGGTCAATGAAATCAAATACCTGGAAGCCAATGATGATTATGTGAATTTGTACACTGCTGAGGGAAAATTTTTGAAAAACAAAACGATGTCTTTTTTTGAAAAAACCTTAGAGACCAACCAATTTGTCAGGGTACACAGATCCTATATTGTAAAAATCAGTGAAATACACAAACTTGAGCCTTATGACAAGGATGGGTATGTAATCATATTAAGAGGTGGGGAAAAAATACCCGTTAGCAAAACAGGATTCCCAAAATTGAAATCTGTTTTAGGCATTTAA
- the ettA gene encoding energy-dependent translational throttle protein EttA — protein MSAEKIIFSMAGVSKIYPPQKKVLKDIYLSFFYGAKIGVLGLNGSGKSSLLKIIAGMDKEFLGEVVWSPGYTVGMLEQEPKLDPTKTVKEIVEEAVSETVALLKEFEEINEKFMDPALMDDPDAMDKLITKQGEVQEKLDAANAWELDLMLEKAMDALRLPPSEANVGNLSGGEKRRVALCRLLLQEPDVLLLDEPTNHLDAESVLWLEQHLQQYKGTVIAVTHDRYFLDNVAGWILELDRGEGIPWKGNYSSWLDQKQNRLKQEEKTESKRQKTLERELEWIRMTPKARQAKGKARLSAYDKLISEEGKEKEAKLELYIPPGPRLGAKVIEVNGVSKAYGDKLLFENLSFSLPQGGIVGIIGPNGAGKSTLFKLITGREKPDAGNFEVGETVKLAYVDQEHDNLDPNKTVYESISGGNEIMKLGNKEMNSRAYVGKFNFTGSDQEKKVGILSGGERNRVHLAMTLKEGGNLLLLDEPTNDLDVNTLRALEEALENFGGCAVIISHDRWFLDRICTHILAFEGDSQVYWFEGNFSDYEENKKKRLGDVTPKRIKYKKLK, from the coding sequence ATGAGTGCTGAAAAAATTATATTTTCTATGGCAGGGGTGTCCAAAATCTACCCTCCGCAGAAGAAAGTTCTGAAAGATATTTATCTCTCGTTTTTTTATGGAGCCAAAATCGGTGTTCTTGGTCTCAATGGATCCGGAAAAAGTTCGCTCCTAAAGATCATTGCCGGAATGGATAAAGAGTTTTTGGGTGAAGTGGTATGGTCACCGGGATATACTGTTGGCATGTTGGAACAAGAGCCTAAATTGGACCCAACCAAAACAGTAAAAGAGATCGTGGAAGAAGCAGTTTCCGAAACGGTTGCCCTTTTGAAAGAATTTGAAGAAATCAACGAGAAATTCATGGATCCCGCATTAATGGATGATCCGGATGCCATGGATAAGTTGATCACCAAACAAGGAGAGGTTCAGGAAAAACTCGATGCAGCCAATGCCTGGGAATTGGATCTGATGCTCGAAAAAGCCATGGATGCACTCCGATTGCCGCCAAGTGAAGCCAATGTAGGGAATCTTTCAGGCGGTGAAAAAAGAAGGGTGGCCTTATGTAGATTACTGCTTCAGGAACCGGATGTTTTGCTTTTGGATGAACCTACCAACCACTTGGATGCGGAATCTGTACTTTGGTTGGAGCAGCACCTTCAACAATACAAAGGGACTGTAATAGCAGTCACGCACGACCGTTATTTCTTGGATAATGTAGCCGGTTGGATACTCGAGTTGGATAGAGGAGAGGGAATTCCCTGGAAAGGCAACTATTCCTCTTGGTTGGACCAAAAGCAGAATAGGCTGAAACAGGAAGAAAAAACCGAGTCCAAGCGTCAGAAAACTTTGGAGCGTGAATTGGAATGGATCCGCATGACCCCCAAAGCCCGTCAGGCTAAAGGAAAGGCAAGATTGAGCGCTTACGATAAACTGATCAGTGAAGAAGGGAAGGAGAAAGAAGCCAAACTGGAATTATATATTCCACCTGGGCCAAGACTTGGCGCCAAAGTGATTGAAGTCAATGGGGTTTCCAAAGCTTATGGAGATAAATTATTATTTGAAAATCTTTCTTTCAGTCTTCCCCAAGGTGGGATTGTAGGGATTATAGGACCAAACGGTGCGGGAAAATCGACCCTGTTCAAATTGATTACAGGAAGGGAAAAACCCGATGCCGGGAATTTTGAAGTAGGGGAGACGGTAAAGCTTGCTTATGTGGATCAAGAACATGATAATCTGGATCCAAATAAAACAGTCTATGAATCCATTTCCGGTGGAAATGAGATCATGAAGTTGGGCAACAAGGAAATGAATTCCCGCGCCTATGTGGGGAAATTCAATTTTACAGGCTCGGATCAGGAAAAGAAAGTAGGCATACTTTCCGGTGGAGAAAGAAACCGTGTCCATTTGGCTATGACCCTGAAAGAAGGCGGTAATTTGCTGTTATTGGATGAACCAACCAATGATTTGGATGTGAACACGCTGAGAGCATTGGAGGAAGCATTGGAGAATTTTGGGGGATGTGCCGTCATAATTTCCCACGACAGATGGTTCCTGGACAGGATCTGTACCCATATCCTGGCATTTGAGGGAGATTCCCAAGTGTATTGGTTTGAAGGAAACTTTTCTGACTATGAGGAGAATAAGAAGAAGAGATTGGGAGATGTGACGCCGAAGAGGATTAAGTATAAGAAGCTGAAGTAA
- a CDS encoding DUF349 domain-containing protein: protein MEHPYGYIKDNKVYLKGFLNQPDRVIGEVKEDESSTIKYFEDRFATLEQKIEALKKDIEENQNKGSFLMKLIHLKDSLLEYDALGDFVPLIEDLGKIQVLLEDIIQKNRERNLEIKRGLIQEAEALKNDTDWKTTAEEFKNLKMKWIKTGPVDKEFEEEVETTFNTAVDTFFENRKQFFEGLAIQAEQNIKIYEKLVIEARQAFDNPDAKKAFEISKRIQKEWKAAGKVPAEKRQPLWDEFSKLNNRIFSRFRRTMETGPQMKPWELLKKMETMTEEMKKLAKVETNPDVISSAKRLQAEWKKLPQRKPKEANLINRSFMFFSEVVFEKLFLERLANSKYADFQDKDIIEQKRIKSSILKDLIYRDENELATVKDNAENFKSTEPDFEIMMRKKIGAFKRKVDVKTHILKELSNKY from the coding sequence ATGGAGCATCCATACGGGTACATTAAAGATAACAAGGTTTATCTAAAGGGATTTTTGAATCAGCCTGACAGGGTGATTGGAGAAGTAAAAGAAGACGAATCATCCACCATCAAATATTTTGAGGACAGATTCGCAACGCTTGAACAAAAAATTGAAGCGTTAAAAAAAGATATTGAAGAAAATCAAAATAAGGGTTCCTTCCTGATGAAATTGATTCACCTCAAAGATTCTTTATTGGAATATGATGCTTTGGGGGATTTTGTACCCTTGATTGAGGACCTTGGAAAAATACAGGTTTTATTGGAAGATATAATCCAAAAAAACAGAGAACGCAATCTGGAGATCAAAAGAGGGTTGATTCAAGAAGCAGAAGCCCTAAAGAATGATACGGATTGGAAAACCACCGCAGAGGAATTTAAAAACCTTAAAATGAAGTGGATCAAAACAGGACCTGTGGATAAGGAATTTGAAGAAGAAGTTGAAACAACGTTTAACACTGCCGTTGATACATTTTTTGAGAATAGAAAACAGTTTTTTGAAGGCTTGGCAATTCAGGCGGAGCAAAATATTAAAATTTATGAAAAGCTAGTCATAGAGGCCAGGCAAGCATTTGATAACCCTGATGCAAAAAAAGCATTCGAAATTTCAAAGAGAATCCAAAAAGAATGGAAAGCAGCAGGAAAAGTCCCTGCAGAAAAACGACAGCCATTATGGGATGAGTTTTCAAAATTAAACAACAGAATCTTCAGTAGGTTTAGACGGACAATGGAAACAGGTCCTCAAATGAAACCTTGGGAACTTCTGAAGAAAATGGAAACAATGACGGAGGAAATGAAAAAATTGGCAAAAGTTGAAACAAATCCCGATGTCATTTCGTCTGCCAAAAGACTCCAAGCCGAATGGAAAAAATTGCCACAGAGAAAACCGAAAGAAGCTAATTTAATCAATCGCTCTTTTATGTTCTTTTCAGAAGTGGTTTTTGAGAAGTTATTTCTCGAAAGATTGGCCAATTCAAAATATGCTGATTTTCAAGATAAAGATATCATCGAACAGAAAAGGATCAAATCTTCTATTCTCAAAGATTTGATCTACAGAGATGAAAATGAATTGGCTACAGTAAAGGACAATGCTGAGAATTTTAAATCCACCGAGCCGGATTTTGAAATCATGATGAGAAAAAAAATAGGAGCATTCAAAAGAAAGGTGGATGTAAAAACACATATCCTAAAAGAACTTTCAAATAAATATTAG
- a CDS encoding DUF2795 domain-containing protein: MYWTLELASYLEDAPWPATKDELIDYAIRSGAPLEVVENLQELEDDGEPYENIEEIWPDYPTKDDFFFNEDEY; this comes from the coding sequence ATGTATTGGACATTAGAACTGGCATCATATTTAGAGGATGCGCCATGGCCCGCTACCAAAGACGAATTGATAGATTATGCAATACGTTCAGGTGCGCCTTTGGAAGTTGTAGAAAACCTCCAAGAATTAGAGGATGACGGCGAGCCTTACGAAAATATTGAGGAAATCTGGCCTGACTACCCTACAAAAGACGACTTCTTCTTCAACGAAGACGAATATTAA
- a CDS encoding sensor histidine kinase — MIKKLISVQKFGWFKAMVGILIWIATMAYLIHHYGFEWKPAILDVGLHTFLLLLGFGLLENIFRFYLPQKSQFWLVFILPLILAISSVFIGEFTLQYFLSKEPAYLEFIELISPLKAVILGILFFSWSVLLVFSAQIEDQLKTKERQEKIQDMAKEAELYHLRQQLQPHFLFNSLNSINALIKSQPDKAREMILNLAEFLRGTIKKDEQKWISILEEKDYLQLFLEIEKVRFGHRLKVEIEFDDQAGDMKIPQLLVQPLLENAIKHGLYGMTGDVYIDIKFIKEGQYLKTVISNPFDPDSTPTKGTGFGLEVVKRRLFLIFGRNDLIQTNQSHDIFTVNLKIPQLYDESTDHR; from the coding sequence ATGATCAAAAAACTGATTTCAGTTCAAAAATTCGGTTGGTTTAAGGCCATGGTAGGTATCTTGATTTGGATAGCTACCATGGCTTATTTGATTCATCATTATGGATTCGAATGGAAGCCTGCCATATTGGATGTAGGGCTGCATACCTTTTTATTGTTGTTGGGTTTTGGTTTGTTGGAAAATATATTCAGGTTTTACCTTCCTCAAAAATCCCAATTCTGGCTAGTATTTATCTTACCGCTAATTCTGGCCATCAGTTCAGTTTTTATCGGGGAGTTTACACTTCAATATTTTCTTAGCAAGGAACCTGCCTACTTGGAATTTATTGAATTAATCTCGCCCTTGAAGGCAGTCATTCTGGGAATTTTGTTTTTTTCATGGTCTGTTTTATTGGTGTTCAGCGCCCAGATAGAAGATCAGCTAAAGACCAAAGAAAGACAGGAGAAGATCCAGGATATGGCCAAAGAGGCGGAACTATACCACCTTAGACAGCAACTTCAGCCCCATTTTCTATTCAATAGTCTCAATTCCATCAATGCCCTAATAAAAAGCCAACCTGATAAAGCCCGGGAAATGATCCTGAATTTAGCAGAGTTTTTAAGAGGGACCATTAAAAAGGACGAACAGAAATGGATCAGTATCTTGGAAGAGAAAGATTACCTCCAACTTTTCCTTGAAATCGAAAAAGTCAGGTTTGGACATCGGTTAAAGGTGGAAATTGAGTTTGATGATCAAGCCGGTGACATGAAAATCCCCCAATTATTGGTACAGCCATTGCTGGAAAATGCTATCAAACATGGATTGTATGGCATGACAGGTGATGTTTACATTGATATCAAATTCATTAAAGAAGGACAGTATCTGAAAACTGTCATTTCAAATCCATTTGATCCCGATTCAACTCCGACAAAAGGGACTGGCTTTGGCCTGGAGGTAGTAAAAAGAAGATTGTTTTTGATTTTTGGAAGGAATGATCTGATCCAAACCAACCAATCTCATGATATATTTACTGTAAATCTTAAAATACCGCAGCTTTATGATGAAAGTACTGATCATAGATGA